The following proteins are co-located in the Paenibacillus sp. FSL H8-0079 genome:
- a CDS encoding glycoside hydrolase family 6 protein, with product MKTKLKTKSRGKKILRKGVKQIMAATLLAAGIFPGLSPGLTQAAEAHVDNPFVGATAYLNQDYSALVDTSIALTNDASLKAKMETVKSYPTSVWIDRIAAIYGGPDNAGRKSVEQHLDAVLAQKKPGTPITASFVVYNLPGRDCHALASNGELPLTQAALQTYKTDYIDVIADIFADPKYQDIRIVAIIEPDSLPNLVTNLSTPACAQASSTGIYEDGVKYALDKLHAIPNVYNYLDIGHSGWLGWDNNRTGAIALYTDVVNDTAAGLQSADGFITNTANTTPTHEPNLPNPDLNIGGQPIRSSDYYEWNPYFDETDFTAALYSGFVQAGWPSSTGFLIDTSRNGWGGVNRPTSATGSNINAYVNSGRVDKRDHRGNWCNNSGAGIGEAPKAAPGPAHLDAYVWVKPPGESDGSSSEIPNNEGKGFDRMCDPTFTTRDGVLTGALANAPVSGHWFHDQFVTLVKNSFPVLPASNGGGNPPGGTTAPAAPAALTASAGNAQVSLTWTASAGATSYSVKRALSASGPFTTIAANVSGTSYSNTGLINGTTYYYVVTATNAVGESVNSATATATPVAGVTAPAAPTALTATAGNAQVSLTWTASAGATSYNVKRALSASGPFTTVAANVSGTSYTNTALTNGTTYHYVVSAVNTAGQSANSAVASATPQSVVVPTSDLVLQYRAGDTNALDSQIKPYFNIKNLGSTAVNLSDLKIRYYFSKEGSAAMDSAIDYAQVGGANIQRTFTDSYVELSFTSGAGSIQAGGQTGDIQLRMYKTDWSNFDETNDYSFDPTKTSYQDWNKVTLHQGGNLVWGIEP from the coding sequence ATGAAGACTAAATTGAAAACCAAATCGAGAGGTAAGAAGATCCTGCGCAAAGGTGTAAAGCAAATAATGGCAGCAACGCTGCTCGCGGCGGGGATTTTCCCAGGATTGTCTCCAGGCTTGACTCAGGCGGCTGAAGCACATGTGGATAATCCATTTGTAGGGGCAACCGCCTATCTGAACCAGGATTACTCAGCTCTCGTCGATACGTCCATTGCGCTGACCAATGATGCATCGCTGAAGGCGAAGATGGAGACGGTCAAATCGTATCCAACGTCAGTGTGGATTGACCGCATTGCTGCGATCTATGGCGGCCCGGACAACGCTGGTCGTAAAAGCGTAGAGCAACATCTCGATGCCGTTCTTGCCCAAAAGAAACCTGGTACGCCAATAACCGCTTCATTTGTAGTCTATAACTTGCCCGGCCGGGATTGCCATGCACTCGCATCGAACGGTGAACTTCCACTAACACAGGCTGCGCTACAGACGTACAAAACAGATTACATTGATGTGATCGCAGATATCTTCGCAGATCCGAAATATCAGGATATTCGCATTGTGGCGATTATTGAGCCGGACAGTCTGCCTAACCTTGTGACTAACCTGAGTACTCCAGCTTGTGCGCAAGCCAGCTCAACAGGCATCTATGAAGATGGGGTTAAGTATGCACTGGACAAGCTGCATGCCATTCCTAATGTGTACAACTACCTGGATATCGGCCACTCTGGCTGGCTTGGATGGGACAACAATCGTACCGGTGCGATTGCCCTGTACACTGACGTAGTAAATGATACAGCGGCAGGTCTGCAAAGTGCAGATGGTTTTATCACCAACACTGCCAATACGACGCCTACCCATGAACCGAATCTGCCTAATCCGGATCTGAATATCGGTGGACAACCGATTCGATCTTCCGATTATTATGAATGGAACCCGTACTTTGACGAGACTGATTTCACTGCAGCACTCTATTCCGGATTTGTACAAGCCGGATGGCCGAGCAGCACGGGCTTCCTGATTGATACCAGCCGTAATGGATGGGGCGGGGTGAATCGTCCAACATCAGCAACAGGAAGTAATATCAATGCCTATGTGAATTCTGGACGGGTTGATAAACGGGATCATCGTGGCAACTGGTGTAACAACAGTGGGGCAGGTATTGGTGAAGCACCTAAGGCTGCACCGGGACCCGCACATCTGGACGCTTATGTATGGGTGAAACCTCCGGGTGAATCCGATGGCTCCAGCTCGGAAATTCCGAACAACGAAGGTAAAGGTTTCGACCGGATGTGTGATCCGACCTTCACCACTCGGGATGGCGTATTAACAGGTGCACTGGCGAATGCTCCGGTATCCGGTCACTGGTTCCATGATCAATTCGTGACACTGGTGAAGAACTCATTCCCTGTCCTGCCTGCAAGTAACGGTGGAGGGAATCCTCCGGGCGGAACAACGGCTCCAGCAGCACCAGCGGCATTGACGGCTTCTGCTGGTAATGCTCAAGTCTCCTTGACGTGGACTGCTTCCGCGGGAGCAACAAGTTATAGTGTGAAGCGGGCACTCAGTGCATCAGGTCCATTCACAACGATTGCTGCCAATGTAAGTGGGACATCATACAGCAATACCGGCCTGATTAATGGCACAACCTATTATTATGTGGTAACAGCAACGAATGCAGTAGGTGAAAGTGTTAACTCTGCAACAGCAACGGCTACGCCGGTTGCAGGTGTAACGGCACCAGCTGCACCGACTGCTCTTACAGCAACAGCAGGCAATGCTCAGGTGAGCCTGACGTGGACTGCATCTGCAGGTGCGACAAGCTATAATGTGAAACGTGCGCTGAGTGCATCAGGACCGTTCACAACAGTCGCTGCGAATGTGAGTGGTACATCTTACACGAACACGGCCCTGACCAACGGAACAACGTATCATTATGTGGTAAGTGCAGTGAATACAGCAGGGCAAAGTGCCAATTCCGCTGTAGCTTCCGCGACACCTCAAAGTGTCGTTGTGCCGACCAGTGATCTTGTTTTGCAATACCGTGCGGGAGATACCAATGCGCTGGATAGTCAGATCAAACCGTATTTCAACATCAAAAACCTGGGCAGTACTGCTGTGAATCTGAGTGACTTGAAGATCCGTTATTACTTCTCCAAAGAAGGATCGGCTGCGATGGATTCTGCCATCGATTATGCTCAAGTTGGCGGAGCCAATATCCAGCGTACCTTCACAGACTCCTATGTGGAGCTGAGCTTCACATCTGGCGCTGGCAGCATTCAGGCTGGTGGACAGACTGGAGACATCCAGCTTCGTATGTACAAAACGGACTGGTCCAACTTTGACGAGACTAATGACTACTCCTTCGATCCAACGAAAACATCCTATCAGGATTGGAACAAGGTAACACTCCACCAAGGTGGAAACCTGGTATGGGGTATTGAGCCTTAA
- a CDS encoding rhamnogalacturonan lyase: protein MPLAAKVLSSALSVALLVGGTAGVIGAEASNGNSTTESSLQSHKGGSHVKEIQLEYLDRGLVAASTSEGVFLSWRLLGDEATGYSDKGLTGTDFNVYRDGKKITTVTDSTNYVDAAGKSSSRYEVAAVNKKGKESKRSASIKPWANGYVDIPLQKPADGVTPAGETYTYSANDMSVGDVDGDGQYEFFVKWDPSNAKDVSQKGYTGKTYIDAYTLDGQLLYRIDLGVNIRAGAHYTQMLVYDFDGDGKAEMMFKTAPGTKIIKYNKKGKVTSEKYITLPKQDRKAGYSNEDDYRLSADGYYDHVVDMFKNWHKHDEVVKGNWPATLEEAFGMEKKYNYPLSQQDAESLADYFIDVYAVERSNRNELRKFEGFIVDGPEYVTVFEGKSGKELETIPYEPERHDDGLMWGDYAMARIEPGNRVDRFLAGVAYLDGKKPSAIFARGYYTRSTMVAYNWDGKKLKKEWKVDSGWTPMKNPFNDGPHGVDGTDPQYGSITTQGAHYFSVADVDGDGKQEIIYGSATIDHDGSVLYSSTDLMPAESAAPGTIARLGHGDALHVADIDPDRPGLEIFMVHEGGPWAPYGYSLRDAKTGEVIYGGYTGKDTGRGMVGDVDPTRRGLETWAVGLWTATGEKISDQAPGTNMNIRWAGDMTTQIVDGAIDVTPTIKDWNRGTLLTATGTLTNNHTKGTPSLVADIFGDWREEMLVRTTDSSAIRIYLSTEKTDRKLYTLMHDAMYRVGIAGQNSGYNQPSYPSFYMASDIDWSKVTLPKFYTPGKGGK from the coding sequence ATGCCACTTGCAGCCAAGGTGCTCTCTTCAGCACTCAGTGTAGCTTTGCTTGTTGGGGGAACAGCGGGGGTTATCGGGGCAGAAGCTTCGAACGGAAATAGTACGACGGAGTCCAGCCTGCAATCACATAAGGGGGGCAGTCACGTGAAAGAGATTCAACTGGAATATCTGGATCGCGGTCTGGTGGCTGCTTCGACATCTGAAGGTGTTTTTCTCAGTTGGAGATTGCTTGGTGATGAAGCAACAGGGTATAGCGACAAAGGGCTGACAGGTACGGACTTCAACGTCTATCGTGATGGCAAAAAGATCACTACCGTCACCGACAGCACCAACTATGTAGATGCCGCGGGCAAATCGTCTTCCCGTTATGAAGTGGCAGCGGTGAACAAGAAGGGCAAGGAGAGCAAACGCAGTGCATCCATCAAACCTTGGGCGAACGGCTACGTGGATATTCCACTTCAAAAACCCGCCGATGGCGTGACCCCTGCCGGAGAAACCTATACGTATTCCGCCAATGACATGAGCGTGGGGGATGTGGACGGGGATGGCCAATATGAGTTTTTCGTCAAATGGGACCCTTCCAACGCCAAGGACGTATCGCAAAAAGGATACACAGGTAAAACCTACATTGATGCTTACACCTTGGACGGTCAGTTGTTGTACCGGATCGATCTTGGGGTCAATATCCGTGCGGGTGCTCATTATACACAGATGCTTGTTTACGATTTTGACGGAGATGGCAAGGCCGAGATGATGTTTAAGACCGCTCCGGGCACGAAGATTATCAAATATAACAAAAAAGGAAAAGTAACATCCGAGAAGTACATCACGCTTCCGAAGCAGGATCGCAAGGCAGGGTACTCAAACGAAGATGATTATCGTTTAAGTGCGGATGGTTACTATGATCACGTGGTGGATATGTTCAAAAACTGGCATAAACACGATGAGGTTGTGAAGGGGAACTGGCCTGCGACATTGGAAGAGGCTTTTGGAATGGAGAAAAAATATAACTATCCATTATCTCAGCAGGATGCCGAGAGCTTGGCCGACTACTTCATTGATGTGTACGCGGTAGAACGCAGCAACCGAAATGAGCTTCGCAAGTTCGAAGGTTTTATCGTGGATGGTCCTGAGTATGTTACGGTATTTGAAGGCAAATCAGGCAAAGAGCTGGAGACCATTCCATATGAACCCGAGCGTCATGATGATGGCCTGATGTGGGGTGATTATGCTATGGCACGGATTGAACCGGGGAATCGGGTGGACCGTTTCCTGGCAGGCGTGGCGTATTTGGATGGCAAGAAACCTTCTGCAATCTTTGCACGCGGATATTATACACGTTCAACGATGGTTGCTTACAATTGGGACGGCAAGAAGCTGAAAAAGGAATGGAAAGTGGACAGCGGCTGGACACCGATGAAGAACCCGTTCAATGACGGACCGCACGGCGTGGATGGTACAGATCCGCAGTATGGCTCCATTACCACTCAAGGTGCGCACTATTTCAGTGTGGCGGATGTGGATGGAGATGGCAAACAGGAGATTATCTATGGCTCCGCTACGATTGATCATGATGGCAGCGTGCTGTACAGCTCCACAGACCTGATGCCTGCCGAGAGTGCTGCACCGGGAACCATTGCCCGTCTGGGTCATGGGGACGCACTTCATGTGGCAGATATTGACCCGGATCGTCCGGGACTGGAGATTTTCATGGTTCACGAGGGTGGTCCGTGGGCGCCATATGGCTATTCCCTGCGTGATGCGAAGACCGGAGAAGTGATCTATGGCGGATACACGGGGAAAGATACCGGACGCGGCATGGTGGGTGATGTTGATCCGACTCGCCGTGGGCTGGAGACATGGGCTGTAGGATTATGGACAGCGACTGGTGAGAAAATCAGTGATCAGGCGCCGGGTACGAATATGAATATCCGTTGGGCAGGAGATATGACTACCCAGATCGTAGATGGTGCCATCGACGTCACGCCTACAATCAAAGACTGGAATCGTGGCACGCTGCTGACGGCAACAGGCACACTGACCAACAATCACACCAAAGGTACACCTTCTCTCGTAGCTGATATTTTCGGGGATTGGCGGGAAGAGATGTTGGTGAGAACCACGGACAGTTCCGCGATCCGCATCTATCTGAGTACCGAGAAAACGGACCGCAAGTTGTACACGCTGATGCATGATGCGATGTATCGTGTGGGCATTGCCGGACAGAACAGTGGATACAACCAGCCTTCCTATCCGTCCTTCTACATGGCATCGGATATTGACTGGTCAAAAGTAACGCTGCCTAAGTTCTACACGCCAGGTAAGGGCGGAAAGTAA
- a CDS encoding AraC family transcriptional regulator, producing MSITNRWTGSLYQEALRTEDCGPRFYAYYYKQWDNYRMSYHQHDSTEIMYIISGMCRVDVQMSDGSSEQAILKKGQFIMLDAGVPHRLLVEDGVPCRMLNVEFGFSGSPPGQLSIRQLVLEEEEVHTLLTNASPYLVLPDPEEVYHIMKSLVLELDQRGLLEQGRASTPMRIIPPEERSYHREARNLSSPEQGILVRTLFIQLLVRVARLRGEMSRSASDQAELYVKRTIEFMHHNMDRNIQMKDIAAAVNLHPGYLHRIFRQHTKRTPTDYLTMVRMEKAKMLLQQTNIPISEISDYVGVGSRQYFHMLFKKYTGRTPVEFRSSMERHVSQYPSDE from the coding sequence ATGAGCATCACGAATCGCTGGACAGGAAGCCTGTATCAAGAGGCGTTGCGAACAGAGGATTGCGGGCCGCGTTTCTACGCGTACTATTACAAGCAATGGGACAACTACCGTATGTCCTATCACCAACATGATTCCACGGAGATCATGTATATTATTTCGGGAATGTGCCGGGTGGATGTGCAGATGTCGGATGGGAGTTCGGAGCAGGCGATTTTGAAAAAAGGGCAGTTCATTATGCTAGATGCAGGTGTCCCGCACCGTTTGCTGGTGGAAGATGGTGTCCCTTGCCGGATGCTCAATGTGGAGTTTGGATTCTCAGGCTCGCCTCCCGGACAGCTATCCATCCGCCAGCTCGTGTTGGAAGAGGAAGAAGTTCACACTCTACTCACTAATGCTTCTCCATATCTGGTACTGCCTGACCCGGAAGAAGTGTATCACATTATGAAAAGTCTGGTGCTGGAACTCGATCAGCGTGGTCTGCTGGAGCAAGGAAGAGCGTCCACGCCAATGAGGATTATTCCACCAGAGGAAAGGTCGTATCATCGCGAAGCCCGGAATCTCTCGTCACCGGAACAGGGAATACTGGTGCGTACATTGTTCATCCAGTTGCTGGTCCGTGTTGCGCGTTTGCGAGGAGAAATGAGCCGAAGTGCATCGGATCAGGCGGAGCTGTATGTCAAACGAACCATTGAATTCATGCATCACAATATGGATCGCAACATTCAGATGAAGGATATTGCGGCAGCCGTCAATCTGCATCCGGGCTATTTACATCGCATTTTTCGTCAGCACACGAAGCGGACACCGACCGACTATCTGACGATGGTTCGCATGGAGAAGGCCAAGATGCTGCTTCAGCAGACGAATATCCCGATTTCGGAAATCTCTGACTATGTTGGAGTAGGCAGTCGTCAGTATTTTCATATGTTGTTCAAAAAATATACAGGTCGTACGCCGGTTGAATTTCGCTCCTCTATGGAACGACATGTCAGCCAGTACCCGTCCGATGAATGA
- a CDS encoding alpha-glucosidase/alpha-galactosidase, whose translation MSFKVAFIGAGSIGFTRGLLRDLLTVPEFNNIEIAFCDISQHNLDMVTELCQRDIRENGLNIQIQPTTDRKEALKDAKYVLCTIRVGGLEAFATDVDIPLKYGVDQCVGDTLCAGGIMYGQRGIAEMLDICKDIREQSAPDVLLLNYSNPMAMLTWACNKYGGVRTIGLCHGVQHGHHQIAEAFGLKKSEVDIICAGINHQTWYIQASHEGKDLTGDLLEAFEKHPEYSRTEKVRIDMLRRFGYYSTESNGHLSEYVPWYRKRPEEINDWIDLGNWINGETGGYLRVCTEGRNWFETDFPNWMKDEPMQFIPEKRGEEHGSYIIEGLETGRVYRGHFNTVNNGVISNLPDDAIIEAPGYVDRNGISMPHVGDLPLGPAAVCNVSISVQRLAVEAAVNGDDKLLRQAFMMDPLVGAVCNPKEIWQMVDEMLVAQAQWLPQYGDAITAAEARLAAGNLIPTKEYEGAARLKVKTVEEMQQDRDSANKNAGESDKGKDREKVQQ comes from the coding sequence ATGTCGTTTAAAGTGGCGTTTATCGGGGCAGGAAGTATCGGATTTACACGGGGATTGTTAAGGGATTTGCTCACGGTACCGGAGTTTAACAACATTGAAATTGCGTTCTGCGATATTAGCCAGCACAATCTGGACATGGTGACTGAGCTGTGTCAGCGGGATATCCGTGAGAATGGATTGAATATTCAGATTCAGCCGACAACGGATCGTAAAGAAGCATTGAAAGATGCGAAGTATGTACTATGTACGATTCGTGTCGGGGGACTGGAAGCATTTGCAACCGATGTGGATATTCCACTGAAATATGGGGTAGATCAATGTGTTGGCGATACGCTGTGTGCAGGTGGCATTATGTATGGACAACGGGGAATCGCCGAGATGCTGGACATCTGCAAAGATATTCGTGAACAAAGCGCACCTGACGTGCTGCTCTTGAACTATTCCAATCCGATGGCGATGCTCACATGGGCTTGCAACAAGTACGGCGGTGTGCGGACGATCGGACTGTGTCATGGTGTACAGCATGGTCATCATCAGATTGCGGAAGCTTTTGGATTGAAAAAGAGTGAAGTGGATATTATCTGTGCCGGCATCAACCATCAGACCTGGTACATTCAGGCTTCTCATGAGGGCAAAGACCTTACAGGTGATCTGCTCGAAGCCTTCGAGAAACATCCGGAGTACAGCCGCACCGAGAAAGTGCGGATTGATATGCTGCGCCGCTTCGGTTACTACAGCACGGAATCGAATGGTCATCTGAGTGAATATGTGCCGTGGTACCGTAAACGTCCGGAAGAGATCAACGACTGGATCGACTTGGGCAACTGGATCAACGGAGAGACGGGTGGATATTTGCGTGTGTGTACCGAGGGGCGCAACTGGTTTGAGACCGATTTTCCAAACTGGATGAAGGATGAACCGATGCAATTCATTCCAGAAAAACGGGGCGAGGAGCACGGTTCGTATATTATTGAAGGGCTGGAGACGGGACGTGTCTATCGCGGACATTTCAATACCGTTAATAATGGGGTAATCTCCAACCTGCCGGATGATGCGATTATTGAAGCGCCGGGGTATGTGGATCGCAACGGCATCTCCATGCCACATGTAGGCGATCTGCCACTCGGACCAGCCGCGGTATGTAATGTGAGTATTTCCGTGCAACGCCTCGCGGTTGAAGCAGCAGTGAACGGAGACGATAAGTTACTTCGTCAGGCGTTCATGATGGACCCGCTCGTGGGTGCCGTATGTAATCCAAAAGAAATCTGGCAAATGGTCGACGAGATGCTAGTTGCCCAGGCCCAGTGGCTGCCGCAGTACGGAGATGCGATTACTGCCGCAGAAGCGAGACTTGCTGCTGGCAATCTTATTCCGACGAAGGAATATGAGGGCGCCGCGCGTCTCAAGGTGAAAACCGTTGAAGAGATGCAGCAGGATCGCGATTCTGCCAACAAAAATGCGGGAGAATCCGATAAAGGGAAAGATCGCGAGAAAGTGCAGCAATAG
- a CDS encoding PadR family transcriptional regulator: MDVQVINSDLIRGNIDPIILSVLIPADNYGYSIIKEIYRKSGEQFELKEPTLYSSLKRLEKGGYVESYWGEETQGGRRKYYRITVQGLEAYREQVLAWQAAKTLIDCMIVFEEKGEENL; this comes from the coding sequence ATGGATGTGCAAGTGATTAACAGTGATCTGATTCGGGGCAATATTGACCCGATCATTCTGAGTGTACTAATACCCGCGGATAACTATGGCTACAGCATTATTAAGGAAATCTATCGCAAGAGCGGAGAGCAATTTGAACTGAAGGAACCTACGCTTTATTCCAGTTTGAAGAGGCTGGAGAAGGGTGGATATGTGGAATCCTACTGGGGGGAAGAAACACAGGGAGGACGACGCAAATATTACCGAATAACAGTGCAAGGTCTTGAAGCATATAGAGAACAGGTTCTAGCTTGGCAGGCAGCCAAGACGCTGATTGATTGCATGATTGTATTCGAGGAAAAAGGAGAGGAAAACCTATGA
- a CDS encoding permease prefix domain 1-containing protein, with translation MRLEVRITRHINRLFAHAQDTLDNRELKEEIHSNLAARIDDYISQGMSEEKAFHTAIQHIAGMDQVMSDHRKVQRVPYWTSLLQSTLIYSLIAWIITIPMRVLMQGSAINNLLMIVSLIVGGTYVVYMLINRGNDPVCSVKTTVIRFPTLMQWNRRIWWLWAAFILVLWGTQAALRFGSNIWFNRPIQVDGPYQFAVIVIAFAIPLLSIIIPLVVHRAYRIVSKYEVSDVL, from the coding sequence ATGAGATTGGAAGTTCGCATCACTCGTCATATCAATCGTTTGTTCGCTCATGCACAAGATACATTGGACAATCGGGAATTAAAAGAAGAGATTCACAGCAATCTGGCTGCACGGATTGACGATTATATATCGCAGGGGATGAGCGAAGAGAAAGCGTTCCACACAGCCATTCAGCATATCGCTGGTATGGATCAGGTGATGAGCGACCATCGAAAGGTGCAACGGGTACCTTACTGGACATCATTGTTACAGTCTACCTTGATTTATAGCCTTATAGCTTGGATCATTACTATTCCAATGAGAGTGCTTATGCAGGGCTCCGCCATAAACAACCTGCTTATGATCGTGAGTCTTATTGTTGGTGGGACGTATGTAGTGTATATGTTGATTAACAGGGGGAACGATCCAGTATGTTCGGTGAAAACCACGGTTATTCGATTCCCTACCTTAATGCAGTGGAATCGCAGAATATGGTGGTTGTGGGCGGCGTTTATACTCGTGTTGTGGGGAACGCAGGCGGCGTTGCGATTCGGAAGTAATATCTGGTTTAATCGCCCTATTCAGGTGGATGGACCCTACCAGTTTGCTGTGATCGTCATTGCCTTTGCCATCCCGTTACTGAGTATTATTATTCCTTTGGTTGTGCATCGGGCGTATCGGATCGTTAGTAAGTATGAAGTGAGTGATGTGTTATGA